The proteins below are encoded in one region of Paeniglutamicibacter cryotolerans:
- a CDS encoding TetR/AcrR family transcriptional regulator gives MHTVHIYRWNSDAAGCLRGSAMGGGLMVIASCERGSALTVGFDQGLRARKRAATERSIATVALEMALERGYEKVTVDMICETSMVSQRTFFNYFGSTEGVILGKSPAFPSEELAAEFIAERGSDVLGDLVRIIATAVSSREPDTSLFQVRRKLIQPTPS, from the coding sequence ATGCATACGGTGCATATTTACAGATGGAATTCGGATGCAGCCGGTTGCCTCAGGGGCAGCGCCATGGGCGGCGGGTTGATGGTTATCGCTTCGTGTGAAAGAGGGAGCGCGCTCACGGTGGGTTTCGACCAGGGACTGCGTGCCCGCAAAAGGGCTGCCACCGAGCGGTCCATTGCCACGGTGGCTCTCGAGATGGCTCTCGAACGCGGTTACGAGAAGGTCACCGTGGACATGATCTGCGAAACGAGCATGGTTTCCCAGCGCACGTTCTTCAACTATTTCGGCTCCACGGAAGGCGTCATCCTCGGCAAGTCGCCTGCCTTCCCCAGCGAGGAGCTGGCCGCCGAATTCATCGCTGAACGTGGGAGCGATGTCCTGGGCGACCTAGTGCGAATAATTGCTACGGCCGTCTCTTCGCGGGAACCGGATACTTCCCTTTTCCAGGTGCGCAGGAAGCTCATTCAGCCAACCCCGAGTTGA